The nucleotide sequence CAGTAGCTATATTACTGATCGCTTACGCAAGTATGTTTCCAACAGAGATCATGCCATTAATTCCTTCACTTCAAAGCCATTGGTTATATATTCATGTAACAACTGCCGCATTAGGGCAAGCTATACTGGCAATTAGCTTTATTACAGGTTTAATATATTTAGTCAAACATGTTGATCAAACTAAACCAAGCCATAAAACATTTTGGTTAGAAGCTATTATGTTCACGTTGATCTGTACACTATCTTTTGCTATCGTTTCAACGCTATTTTCTTCACTAGATTATGAGGTTACTTTAAATTGGGTTGATAAGAATGGGATAGATTCCGAGTTTTCATATACGTTGCCTCCATTGATTGGTCCAAACCAAGGGGAAAGTATTTCTAAGGATGTAATGGACCCTTTGGTAACATCACCAGTAATTATTAATGCTAAAAAATTAAACTCTGTAGCTTGGTCAGTCATAGTTGGTATATTCATTTATGGATTTATAAGACTTATAACGAGGAAAAGGGTTGCTGCAATATTAAATCCGCTAGCACGTAAAGTTAGTTCTGATTTAGTAGATGAGATCAGTTACCGTTCTGTATTAATTGGCTTTCCAATCTTCACTCTTGGTGCTTTAATATTCGCTATGATATGGGCACAAATTGCTTGGACTCGTTTCTGGGGATGGGATCCTAAAGAAGTATGGGCCTTAATTACATGGCTCTTCTACGCTGCATTTCTTCATCTAAGATTATCTAAAAACTGGCATGGAGAGAAGTCAGCATGGCTAGCTGTTATAGGGTTTGCAATCATTATGTTTAACTTAATCTTCGTTAACCTTGTCATAGCAGGCTTGCATTCATATGCATAATTAATAGAAAAATCATGAAGACATAGTGATTGTTCGTAAAAATTAAACATCACAGTTATAACTATCACAATCTTAAAGAATAATATGAATAAGCAAGAAAAGTAAGGTTAAAAAAATTTATATAAAGTGAAATTTTCATCAGTGGAGTATTCCTTCACCCTCCACTGATGGTTAGTTGAAACGTTATAAAAATTCAACTTAACTAATCTAGCTTACTCCTCAGCAAAAAACTTCCACTCAACCTCCTCACTATCTATAAGAGATTCAATTGTCTCTAAATGATTTGACTCACTTGTTATTTTATAAATGTCAAGATAGTTATTATCGAGATCGAAGTTAATCGTACTGATGATATTGTGTTTCTCTCCAACCTCATTTTCAACAAGAATCCGAATCATGTATTCTCTAAACATGCCTCCTATATTACGATCTTTTTTCAGTTTCATGCTTGAAAAGTCTTCTAAAATACTTTTGATGATTGCTTCATCTTCTATTTCTACACTAGCTATAGTCTCTGGCATATTACTAGAAAGGTCATTTATCTCGATTGTTATGCTCTTTACAATCGTACCTTCATTAAGCCTCTCTTCATAAAGCTTAGGAAATGTTGTGTAATCCGTTTGCGCTACAGCGATGAATGTTCCAATTACGAGAATAGTCATTACAATAGACAATGTTTTAATATTTTTTATTACTGTACTAATAAGTAGTGTACCAAGACCAATTGCAACTATGATTAGAAATAAGTCAAAGTAAACCCATAAGAAATTTAACAAGTTACGCATTACCTCACCTCTGTTTTATCTAACTGATCAATGAACCTAGTTTCTTTTCCCACTATAATATCTCCTACATTATCAATTTTTGTTAAAATATATAATATATCGAATTTAATAACATTATATAATAAACACATTAGAATAAATTTTTTTAGAAGTATACTTTAATTTTTCGTTTTTAAGGTGGAGGAAATTGAAGAAGTATAAAATTATCTTATTAGTAGCAATTGTACTTACTTTAGGAATCTGCACATTTATGATCTATGAGAAAACTTTCAAACCTACATCACAAAGTATGGGTTTAACAAAAATATATAAAACTGTCTCAGAAATTAGTAATGATTCAGAACTTGTTATAAAAGCAAGCATATCCAATCATTATGAAGAGAATGAAAGATATTTATCATCTGATCAAAAAAAAGAAGAACGGATATATGATGTAGAAATTATAACCATTTATCAAAACTTAACAAGTAAAGAGATTGCAGAAGGAGATGTTATACGTTTAGCACATACGGTAGAAATCTATATAAATGAGCAGCCTATTTCCCAAATAGAAGGCTTTGGAATAGACATAAAAGAAGGTCATTATCTTCTATTCTTAAATTCCTATACTGATAAGAACACTGGTGAAGTTGTTTATGTACAAAACCCGAAACATATGTATAAAAAAACATGGTGGAAATTTAGAAATATTGCTAGTAAAGAACTTCCAAAAATATCGGAGAAAGAAGTTATGGATGCAATAAAATAGAAGTAATTCAACATCTATTCTTATTCTGTCTTACTAAAGTGATATTATCAAAACCAAAAAGATTTTAAAAATAAAAAAAGGTTGAGTTCCTACTCAACCTAACAAGCTTCCTAATATGTTCGCATATATTGTCATTTATTCTGCTTATTAAATGTCACCATTGATACTGCAATGAACAATATCATTGAAATAATAATAATCCATATACTAGTTGAATAATTTATCAATTGGTTATTCATTTTATAGACAACACCAAGATGTAGCTTATATTCAAGAACTTGTTCAGGTCTAGCATGTTGAAAAACTTTTTGGATAGAATCTTCCATTAACACTTGTCTAAATAAAACGGATATATGACTGACTGGAAAATACATGATGAGATGTTGAACAGCATTTGGTAAACTACCAATTGGAACGTACACACCACACAAGAAACCAATGGATGTACCGACAATTGTGCTTAGTGTTGAAAATGCATTTTGTGAATGAATGAAAAGGACTAATAATAAATTAATTGCACTTGCTAGAGCAACTAATAGGATGATAATGCCCAATACCTTCATTAAATTCACCAAACTTAGCATTGCACTACCTGTTAGCAAAAGAAATAATTCACAGCCTATTAATGCAACTAATGAGTTAAATAAACCAATAATAAATGCATTAACAACATAGCTTAACTGAATTTTAACTCTAGAAATTGGGGCTATTAAGAAATCAGACATTTTTTTACTCTCTTTATCTCTCACCATGATTCCAAAAGCACCTAAAGTTGATGTCACTGCTGTAATTGTTAATAACCCAGCAACCATCCACTCATTTACCATTGATTTTACTGCTTGTGACGAGCCCACGATCTGTTCAACGTGATCGATTTGTGTCTTCTGTAAAAAAACTGCATATAAAAGGATCACAATACCAACAGACAATAACGATAGAAGCACTAGTGTTCGATCACGACGGAAAATTTTATTGTTTCTATTCGTTAAATGTACTAAAACACTCATTTTATGAAACTCCTCTCTCTTCAATAATGTTAATGAACACATCTTCCATACTTCCTTTAACGACCTCAAATGACTCAATATTTCCGTCTAGTTGCTTCAATATCTCATATGCTTCTATCGTTGAATTTAAGTGAAAGTGATAAGCAGATTTGTCTAGCATATAGGAGTACTTGTTCTCCTTTAACCAAACATCTGCATTAAACGTAGACTTAAATGAGATTGTTAATCTGTCATATGCAAAGTGGTCCTTTAATTGTTCAGGTGTACCCTCCGAAATGATGCTGCCATCTTTTAATACAACGACTTGATCAGCTACCACAGCTTCTTCTAAGTAATGTGTTGTTAAAAAAATCGTCATATTCGTTTCCTGTTTTAATCTTTTAATTGCATCCCAAACTAAAATACGTGTTTTCGGATCTAATCCAGTAGTTGGTTCATCAAGAAATAAAATCTTAGGTTTATGAATTAAAGCTCTAGCAATGTCTGCTCTTCTTCTTTGCCCTCCAGATAATGATTTGTATTTCCTATTTTTGATATCATCTAATTTCAAATATTCTGAAACAAATTGGTAGTTTTCGTGAAGTTGTTTTTTACTTAAACGATAATAATAGCCTCTAGTTATGATATTTTCAAAAACAGTCAAACAATCATCTAACAAGCTATCTTGAAATACAACACCAATTTTATTCCTGATTTCTTCATTGCTTTCATCGAGCTTATAGCCATCAATATATACAGTGCCTGATGTTTTTTTTAATAACGTACATAAGATATCAATTGTGGTTGATTTCCCTGCACCGTTCGTCCCAAGAAATGCAAACAAATCACCTTTTTGAACAGAAAATGATATTCCTTTTACTACATGAAATTGGTTATACGTTTTTTGTAGATTGCTCACTTGAATGATTCCTTCTGTCTGCACCACATTCACCTCTTTGTCATTTTATTTTAATTGCTTATTAATTTCTTTCACATCTCGCAAATTTGCCCAATAGATTGCCACATATATGATCAGATAAATAATGAATTGAATCAAAATAAACATAAGAAAACCAACAGGTTCTTCTACTGGATTGTCATACCAATTCCCAACTGCTCCACAGATAAGGACAAGTGTTAAGATAACAACATAGTGTATCGCTAATTTACTTAGAAACGACATACGGTCATTTTGAAAAACAAGTGAAGCAAGACCACATCCTATCCCTAAACTAACAGCTAACAAACACTCTAATAGAAGCTCTTGACCATTAAGCGTTCGAGTTGGATTATTTAATAAAACAATCGTAATGATGATGTAAGAAGCGCTTAAACCAATCAACGCTCCTAGTAGTGCATGTTGTATGATATTCCTCATTACTTCTCCCTCCCAATTCCTAACTTTTTCTTCAAAGCTTTCAAATACATACGGCTAACATGAGCGGTTGTACCATTGTCCATCACAAGCTGCATCATTCCTACCTTTTTCATTTCCATAAAGGAAATTTTAGACACATTTACAAGTGTTGATTTATTTACGCGGACAAAATCTTGTTCAAACAACTCTTCTAGTTCATACAGCTTTCTCTTTGATTCATATTCATCCTCATCAGTTTGAAAATAAACTTTTGCTCCTTCTGAATACATAAAGTAAATATCCAAGGGCTTCAACATGTAAATTTGTTGCTGTGAATACCCATCAATTACTTCTGTATTCGTAGATTTTAATTTCTTCATAAGTTGATCAATCGTATTCGTATAAGCATTCGTATGAATCTGTACTTCAGTTTCTTTATTTTTCTCATCAATAAATAATTTAATTTGCATATGCATCTCCCACCCTTTAAACATAATATAACATCTAAATTTTGTTAAAATTGGTTTTATTTCATATGCGGTCAAAATTGCAAGGTAAGTAGTTCAATACTGTTGATGACTGGTCCATCACTATAAATAAAAAAGCTTAATTCACCTTAAAATGAAAAATCACAAAAAAAGAACCCTTAATCTAAAAATAGATTAAAGGTATCATCATTCATAAAGTGAAACTTCCATAAATGGAGGTATTCCTTCATCCTCCATTTATGGTTAGTTGAAACGTGATAAATCATTACGGTTCTATTATTCACACAATTTTTCATTCTTTTCATCTTAGAAACAATTAACCGATGAAGATTAACTATGAACTAATTGTTTTTCGTTTAGATTAAGTGCCTCTGCCGTTGAAGCAAGAATTTCCTCGAAAAGTTCTGGGTTGTCCACTAATGAGACATCATAAGATGGAAGCATTTCTTTTATTTTCTCTTTCCACTCAAACATATGTTGTGGGAAGCATCTTTCTAATACTTCGAGCATAACTTGAACAGCAGTTGAAGCACCTGGAGAAGCACCTAACAATGCTGCTACTGATCCATCAGCAGCACTTACTACTTCCGTACCAAATTGAAGTGTTCCTTTACCGCCGTCTTCAGTGTCTTTAATTACTTGCACACGTTGACCAGCTACTACAATATCCCAATCTTCACTTTTCGCATTCGGTATAAACTCTCGTAATTCTTCTATACGCTTTTCTTTTGATAACAAGACTTGTTGTATCAAATATTTAGTTAGTGACATCTCTTTTGCGCCTGCTGCTAACATCGTAAATACGTTATTTGGTTTTACAGAACCGATCAAATCTAAATTTGAACCTGTTTTTAAGAATTTTGGTGAAAAACCAGCAAACGGCCCAAACAGCAATGATTTTTTGTTGTCGATATATCTTGTATCAAGATGTGGAACAGACATAGGTGGCGCTCCAACCTT is from Bacillus solimangrovi and encodes:
- the ccsB gene encoding c-type cytochrome biogenesis protein CcsB, with translation MTLLSLSSNLLYIAFFLYLIATILFAGSIKKSDQKSKKINLWSKLGITITIFGFFSQLGFFITRWLASGHAPVSNLFEFTTFFGMGLVGAFILFYFIYRLPLLGVFALPVAILLIAYASMFPTEIMPLIPSLQSHWLYIHVTTAALGQAILAISFITGLIYLVKHVDQTKPSHKTFWLEAIMFTLICTLSFAIVSTLFSSLDYEVTLNWVDKNGIDSEFSYTLPPLIGPNQGESISKDVMDPLVTSPVIINAKKLNSVAWSVIVGIFIYGFIRLITRKRVAAILNPLARKVSSDLVDEISYRSVLIGFPIFTLGALIFAMIWAQIAWTRFWGWDPKEVWALITWLFYAAFLHLRLSKNWHGEKSAWLAVIGFAIIMFNLIFVNLVIAGLHSYA
- a CDS encoding ABC transporter permease gives rise to the protein MSVLVHLTNRNNKIFRRDRTLVLLSLLSVGIVILLYAVFLQKTQIDHVEQIVGSSQAVKSMVNEWMVAGLLTITAVTSTLGAFGIMVRDKESKKMSDFLIAPISRVKIQLSYVVNAFIIGLFNSLVALIGCELFLLLTGSAMLSLVNLMKVLGIIILLVALASAINLLLVLFIHSQNAFSTLSTIVGTSIGFLCGVYVPIGSLPNAVQHLIMYFPVSHISVLFRQVLMEDSIQKVFQHARPEQVLEYKLHLGVVYKMNNQLINYSTSIWIIIISMILFIAVSMVTFNKQNK
- a CDS encoding ABC transporter ATP-binding protein; protein product: MVQTEGIIQVSNLQKTYNQFHVVKGISFSVQKGDLFAFLGTNGAGKSTTIDILCTLLKKTSGTVYIDGYKLDESNEEIRNKIGVVFQDSLLDDCLTVFENIITRGYYYRLSKKQLHENYQFVSEYLKLDDIKNRKYKSLSGGQRRRADIARALIHKPKILFLDEPTTGLDPKTRILVWDAIKRLKQETNMTIFLTTHYLEEAVVADQVVVLKDGSIISEGTPEQLKDHFAYDRLTISFKSTFNADVWLKENKYSYMLDKSAYHFHLNSTIEAYEILKQLDGNIESFEVVKGSMEDVFINIIEERGVS
- a CDS encoding DUF3021 domain-containing protein, coding for MRNIIQHALLGALIGLSASYIIITIVLLNNPTRTLNGQELLLECLLAVSLGIGCGLASLVFQNDRMSFLSKLAIHYVVILTLVLICGAVGNWYDNPVEEPVGFLMFILIQFIIYLIIYVAIYWANLRDVKEINKQLK
- a CDS encoding LytTR family DNA-binding domain-containing protein, which gives rise to MQIKLFIDEKNKETEVQIHTNAYTNTIDQLMKKLKSTNTEVIDGYSQQQIYMLKPLDIYFMYSEGAKVYFQTDEDEYESKRKLYELEELFEQDFVRVNKSTLVNVSKISFMEMKKVGMMQLVMDNGTTAHVSRMYLKALKKKLGIGREK